Proteins from a single region of Streptomyces spinoverrucosus:
- a CDS encoding oligopeptide/dipeptide ABC transporter ATP-binding protein, protein MTARAEALVELDDVHVVHRARTGGVFTRDKVYALTGAALTIAPGETVGVVGESGCGKSTLAKVLVGVQPPTSGTVSFQGRDLWAMPPAERRKAIGSHTGMIFQDPSTALNRRLTVRQILRDPLDVHGRGTAAGREERVRELMALVGLPKALADGLPGQLSGGQRQRVAIARALALDPELVVADEPTSALDVSVRAQILNLLLDLKERLGLALVFVSHDIQTVRRMSDRVITMYLGRIVEVAPADRVTDRARHPYTRALFSATPGLLDPIDPIPLVGPVPSATRPPSGCPFRTRCWKADGMCADLMPEFSVSSTPVHRFRCHHPVGEDQSTRELVGQAQAPKEPA, encoded by the coding sequence ATGACCGCACGGGCGGAAGCGCTGGTGGAGCTCGACGACGTGCACGTCGTGCACAGGGCCCGCACCGGCGGGGTGTTCACCCGGGACAAGGTGTACGCCCTGACCGGCGCCGCCCTCACCATCGCGCCCGGCGAGACGGTCGGCGTGGTCGGCGAGTCCGGCTGCGGCAAGTCGACGCTGGCGAAGGTGCTGGTGGGCGTGCAGCCGCCGACGTCGGGGACGGTGTCCTTCCAGGGCCGCGACCTGTGGGCGATGCCGCCCGCCGAGCGCCGGAAGGCCATCGGCAGCCACACCGGCATGATCTTCCAGGACCCGTCGACCGCGCTGAACCGGCGGCTGACGGTACGGCAGATCCTGCGCGACCCGCTGGACGTGCACGGGCGCGGCACGGCCGCCGGGCGGGAGGAGCGGGTGCGGGAGCTGATGGCGTTGGTCGGTCTGCCGAAGGCGCTGGCCGACGGGCTGCCCGGCCAGCTCTCCGGCGGACAGCGCCAGCGCGTCGCCATCGCCCGCGCGCTCGCCCTCGACCCCGAGCTGGTGGTGGCCGACGAACCGACCAGCGCGCTGGACGTGTCGGTGCGCGCCCAGATCCTCAACCTGCTGCTGGACCTGAAGGAGCGGCTGGGCCTGGCGCTGGTGTTCGTCTCGCACGACATCCAGACGGTACGGCGGATGAGCGACCGGGTGATCACCATGTACCTCGGCCGGATCGTGGAGGTGGCCCCGGCCGACCGGGTGACCGACCGGGCCCGCCACCCGTACACCCGCGCCCTGTTCTCCGCGACCCCCGGCCTGCTCGACCCGATCGACCCGATCCCGCTGGTCGGGCCGGTCCCGTCGGCGACCCGCCCGCCGAGCGGCTGCCCGTTCCGCACGCGGTGCTGGAAGGCCGACGGGATGTGTGCCGACTTGATGCCTGAATTTTCCGTTTCGTCCACCCCTGTGCATCGGTTCCGCTGCCATCATCCGGTGGGAGAGGACCAGTCGACCCGTGAGCTCGTCGGCCAGGCTCAGGCACCAAAGGAGCCCGCATGA
- a CDS encoding polymorphic toxin-type HINT domain-containing protein encodes MVATLLQAATFTPPAVAAGKGRPGVSEPDNPVAGTSVTKLKPRKVQKGPRTPQDAPKANWPKAGSALVSLKEPAAKAGSAVTAKGLPISLNTPAKRVKSATGGTIEAKVLGREAAKKAGVDGVLFTLKAKDKASSGTVSATVDYSSFAEAFGGAYASRLTLVELSACALTTPKSPKCRNNRPLPTENDTEEQTLTARSVSVSSSSPTLLAATAGDAGKTGDYKATPLSPSSTWSTNLNTGDFGWSYNIPVPEVPGGLTPQVGLSYSSGTVDGRTGNTNNQSSWVGDGFELSPGFIERRYKACADDGQTAADGINKPGDLCWGYDNAYIAFNGKGGELVPTGVTDEFKLKQDDGTLVKRLRNTALANGDNDGEYWRVTSPDGTRYYFGYNRPSGWSEGKDETNSSWTVPVFGDDADEPCNASTFAASWCQQTWRWNLDAVVDTHGNLMTYYYGKETNSYGRNLKAADDTPYVRGGYLKRAEYGLRAFYGQALAKVEFTSSERCIPNASTTCSSISTDSFYWYDTPWDMNCTAGTDCDNGRLSPTFWTRKRLTGITTSVLNSTAYSKVDSWALTHRWGQADVDYQLLLDSIQHTGHTGATPVTLPKTTLAYTQLANRLDQTGDGYAPFIKARLSTVADEHGGQIDVNYSAAACSAGSLPTPETNTTRCFPQMLGGSDTQAPEQHWFNKYVVTSVTATDRTGGAPDAVTAYEYLGGAAWHYDDDDGLTKEKHKTWSQWRGYGHVRVKTGGQGGAAYMKTQQDSYFLRGMHSDRLNKDGGTKTVSVTLDTGEGDPITDHESAAGFTYRTATYSGPGGKVLAKTVQRPWHHQTAKKVRSWGTVTANFTGTGESRTWTSLDDGAGSQWRTTSASTTYDTVAGRVTQVDDKGDTSTTTDDVCTRTSYATNTTANILTLPSRVETVSVSCATTPDRTKHVVSDVRSAYDGGAYGAAPTKGDETATAKLTKHSGTTGTYLETGTTFDAYGRALSTTDITANVTATETTAPVRTARSDGLTTTTAYTPATGFPTTVTTATPPAKAGDSATAQTTTTTLETLRGLPTQQKDTNGKIKTFTYDALGRADRVWLADRKTGQTPSFEFNYFIDEGKPVAVRTLTLDNGGAQVASYTLYDGLLRARQTQDIGPDGGRLIADTFYDERGLATKKFAPYYTTGAPNRELFKPVDALSVETQTWHTYDGLNRETSTKNIAGNGDGGADLGTTTTAYSGDRTTVIPPIGGTATTTLTDVRGRVVELRQHHERSATAPYDATKYKYTPSGQLSQVTDPAGNDWFYDYDLLGNQTKSTDPDQGITFKTYDDRSQLSTTKDSENRVLYRVYDQLGRQTELRDAGHTGKLRAKWTYDTITGAKGHLASATRYDADGDEYTSKVTMYDQLYRPVRTAVTIPTSEGALAGTYQGGTSYKPSGLVAGMSYSAAGALPGGSFSYTYDSALRPVSILGDGFQADTTYSNTGKPLQYAYGSTAAGAKKAWVTNTYEWGTQRLATTRVDRQDIAGVDRHSTFGYDQVGSIRSIADVSRHGTDTQCFTYDYLRRLTEAWTEGDTACSATPSATAVGGVAPYWHSYTYDKTGNRKTETLHDPSGDTTKNTTRSYVYPPAGGPQPHTLTEVNQEGPNGSTSKTSYLYDNTGNTTDRVISGTTQTLEWDAEGHVTKVTQPVEGKPAEVTEYVYDAEGNRLIARGPNETTLYVGNTEVVLPKGATTAKATRYIDLGGGHQAVQSNDGSITITVADHVGTGQLQVKTADLSLSQRRTLPFGGSRGTDTGTWTGSKGYVGGTDDTRTTGLTHLGAREYDASIGRFISLDPIMDPASPQQINGYAYADNTPVTGSDPTGLYCDGCSVDNPDSVWGPGSGPGCTHYTCYDDNGKPAYTVTPSAASKPSSKAKNSQPTGEPAPVFLAGTQVPTPKQMNARAGYESLRGNYQAQVMKWAEGQCQMDPSSEVCAAAHDLGWVRPGGPGALLELLGIQDAIDCSNGSVSACLWTAAGFIPFGKIAKAASLLGKGKHADAAALAVCPVRHSFVAGTLVAMADGSYKPIEQVEVGDMVLATDPETGETGAREVVATIIKDDDKHYTQLTISTPDGESSITATDHHPFWSPSRNGWVNAGDLTAGATLRTAEGKTALVENVEPLRKSGRTYDLTVAGLHTYYVLAGQTPVLVHNSGGCLPALRDWSSQRFQFGNQSFLLDKKGMEHILTRHHPKYWDGSVKKTQSFFDSSMSVDDVQGAIGQVMRQNRDTLVQRGSQGMYQIRGNVNGVDYVLGMNRGRVGQFYPESP; translated from the coding sequence ATGGTCGCCACGCTGCTTCAGGCGGCGACGTTCACGCCTCCCGCCGTCGCTGCGGGCAAGGGACGCCCAGGGGTGTCCGAGCCGGACAACCCGGTCGCGGGCACGTCCGTCACGAAGCTGAAGCCACGGAAGGTCCAGAAGGGTCCGCGGACACCCCAGGACGCCCCGAAGGCCAACTGGCCCAAGGCTGGTTCGGCCCTCGTCTCACTGAAGGAGCCTGCGGCGAAAGCGGGTTCGGCGGTCACGGCCAAGGGGTTGCCGATCTCGCTGAACACCCCCGCGAAGCGGGTGAAGTCGGCGACCGGCGGCACGATCGAGGCGAAGGTTCTCGGCCGTGAGGCCGCGAAGAAGGCCGGGGTCGACGGGGTGCTGTTCACCCTGAAGGCCAAGGACAAGGCGTCCTCTGGCACGGTCAGTGCCACCGTCGATTACTCCTCCTTCGCCGAGGCGTTCGGCGGCGCCTACGCCTCCCGGCTGACGCTGGTGGAGCTGTCGGCCTGTGCGCTGACGACGCCGAAGAGCCCAAAGTGCCGAAACAACAGGCCTCTGCCCACGGAGAACGACACCGAGGAGCAGACCCTCACCGCCCGATCGGTGTCGGTGAGCAGTAGCTCGCCCACTTTGCTGGCCGCGACCGCCGGGGACGCGGGCAAGACCGGCGACTACAAGGCGACCCCGCTGTCGCCGTCCTCCACCTGGAGCACCAACCTCAACACCGGTGACTTCGGCTGGTCGTACAACATTCCGGTGCCCGAGGTGCCCGGCGGGCTCACCCCGCAGGTGGGTCTGTCGTACTCCTCCGGCACGGTCGACGGCCGTACCGGCAACACCAACAACCAGTCCTCGTGGGTCGGCGACGGGTTCGAGCTGTCGCCGGGCTTCATCGAGCGGCGCTACAAGGCGTGCGCGGACGACGGGCAGACGGCTGCCGACGGGATCAACAAGCCCGGTGATCTGTGCTGGGGCTACGACAACGCCTACATCGCCTTCAACGGCAAAGGCGGCGAGCTCGTCCCGACCGGGGTGACCGATGAGTTCAAGCTCAAGCAGGACGACGGCACGCTCGTCAAGCGGCTGCGCAACACGGCGCTGGCCAACGGTGACAACGACGGTGAGTACTGGCGGGTGACCAGCCCCGACGGTACGCGCTACTACTTCGGTTACAACCGTCCGTCCGGGTGGTCCGAGGGCAAGGACGAGACGAACTCGTCGTGGACCGTGCCTGTCTTCGGTGACGACGCCGACGAGCCGTGCAATGCCAGCACCTTCGCGGCATCGTGGTGCCAGCAGACGTGGCGGTGGAACCTGGATGCCGTCGTTGATACGCACGGCAATCTGATGACGTACTACTACGGCAAGGAGACCAACTCCTACGGCCGTAACCTCAAGGCCGCAGACGACACCCCTTACGTGCGGGGCGGGTACCTGAAGCGGGCCGAGTACGGCCTGCGCGCCTTCTACGGTCAGGCGCTGGCCAAGGTGGAGTTCACCAGTTCCGAGCGCTGCATACCCAACGCGAGCACGACGTGTTCGTCGATCTCCACGGACTCGTTCTACTGGTACGACACTCCGTGGGACATGAACTGCACGGCGGGCACCGACTGTGACAACGGGCGGCTCTCGCCGACCTTCTGGACCCGCAAGCGGCTGACCGGCATCACCACCTCCGTCCTCAACAGTACGGCCTACAGCAAGGTCGACTCCTGGGCCCTGACCCACCGCTGGGGTCAGGCCGACGTCGACTACCAGCTGCTGTTGGACTCCATCCAGCACACCGGCCACACCGGCGCCACCCCCGTCACACTGCCGAAGACGACGCTGGCCTACACCCAGCTGGCCAACCGGCTGGATCAGACCGGCGACGGCTACGCCCCGTTCATCAAGGCGCGCCTGTCGACCGTGGCCGACGAGCACGGCGGGCAGATCGACGTCAACTACTCCGCTGCCGCTTGTAGCGCGGGCTCCCTGCCGACCCCCGAGACGAACACCACTCGCTGCTTCCCGCAGATGCTGGGCGGCTCGGACACCCAGGCGCCGGAGCAGCACTGGTTCAACAAGTACGTCGTCACATCCGTGACGGCCACGGACCGCACCGGTGGTGCGCCGGACGCGGTGACCGCGTACGAGTACCTGGGCGGGGCGGCCTGGCACTACGACGACGATGACGGTCTGACGAAGGAGAAGCACAAGACCTGGTCGCAGTGGCGCGGCTACGGTCACGTCCGCGTCAAGACCGGTGGCCAGGGCGGCGCCGCGTACATGAAGACGCAGCAGGACAGCTACTTCCTGCGCGGTATGCACAGTGACCGGCTGAACAAGGACGGCGGCACCAAGACCGTCAGCGTCACGCTGGACACCGGCGAGGGCGACCCCATCACCGACCATGAGTCGGCGGCCGGCTTCACCTACAGGACCGCCACGTACTCCGGTCCGGGCGGCAAGGTGCTGGCGAAGACTGTCCAGCGGCCCTGGCACCACCAGACCGCGAAGAAGGTCCGCTCCTGGGGCACGGTGACCGCGAACTTCACCGGCACCGGCGAGTCGCGGACATGGACGTCGCTGGACGACGGAGCGGGCAGCCAGTGGCGTACGACCTCGGCCTCCACGACGTACGACACCGTCGCGGGCCGCGTCACCCAGGTAGACGACAAGGGCGACACCTCCACCACCACCGACGACGTCTGCACCCGCACCAGCTACGCCACCAACACCACCGCCAACATCCTCACGCTGCCCTCGCGGGTGGAGACGGTGTCGGTGTCGTGTGCCACCACCCCGGACCGCACCAAGCACGTCGTCTCCGACGTACGCAGCGCCTATGACGGCGGTGCCTACGGTGCTGCGCCGACGAAGGGTGACGAGACCGCGACGGCCAAGCTGACCAAGCACAGCGGCACCACCGGCACCTACCTGGAGACCGGCACCACATTCGACGCCTACGGCCGCGCGCTGTCGACCACCGATATCACGGCGAACGTCACGGCCACCGAGACGACCGCGCCGGTGCGCACCGCGCGCAGCGACGGCCTGACCACCACCACCGCCTACACCCCGGCCACCGGCTTCCCGACGACGGTCACCACGGCCACCCCGCCGGCCAAGGCGGGAGACTCGGCCACCGCACAGACGACCACCACAACGCTGGAAACGCTGCGTGGCCTGCCCACACAGCAGAAGGACACCAACGGCAAGATCAAGACCTTCACCTACGACGCGCTGGGCCGCGCCGACCGGGTCTGGCTCGCCGACCGCAAGACCGGTCAGACACCGTCGTTCGAGTTCAACTACTTCATCGACGAGGGCAAGCCGGTCGCAGTCCGCACCCTCACCCTGGACAACGGCGGCGCCCAGGTCGCTTCGTACACGCTGTACGACGGCCTGCTGCGCGCCCGCCAGACCCAGGACATCGGCCCCGACGGCGGCCGGCTGATCGCGGACACGTTCTACGACGAACGCGGGCTGGCCACCAAAAAGTTTGCGCCCTACTACACAACCGGCGCCCCCAACCGCGAGTTGTTCAAGCCGGTCGATGCGCTGAGCGTGGAGACGCAGACGTGGCACACGTATGACGGCCTGAACCGCGAGACCTCCACGAAGAACATCGCCGGCAACGGCGACGGCGGCGCCGATCTCGGCACCACGACGACTGCGTACAGCGGCGATCGCACCACGGTCATCCCGCCCATCGGCGGCACCGCCACCACCACCCTGACCGACGTCCGCGGCCGTGTCGTGGAGCTGCGCCAGCACCACGAGCGCAGTGCGACCGCGCCCTACGACGCGACCAAGTACAAGTACACGCCGTCCGGCCAGCTGTCCCAGGTCACCGACCCGGCGGGCAACGACTGGTTCTACGACTACGACCTGCTCGGCAACCAGACCAAGTCCACCGATCCCGACCAGGGCATCACCTTCAAGACGTACGACGACCGCAGCCAGCTCAGCACCACCAAGGACTCCGAGAACCGGGTCCTGTACCGGGTCTACGACCAGCTCGGCCGTCAGACCGAGCTGCGTGACGCCGGCCACACCGGCAAGCTGCGCGCCAAGTGGACGTACGACACGATCACAGGCGCCAAGGGCCACTTGGCCTCCGCGACGCGGTACGACGCGGACGGCGACGAATACACCAGCAAAGTCACAATGTACGACCAGCTTTACCGTCCTGTGCGCACAGCAGTGACGATCCCGACGAGCGAAGGTGCTCTCGCCGGCACTTACCAAGGGGGGACAAGCTACAAGCCATCGGGCCTGGTCGCGGGTATGTCGTACTCGGCGGCAGGCGCCCTGCCCGGCGGCTCGTTCAGCTACACCTACGACTCCGCGCTGCGTCCGGTGTCGATCCTCGGTGACGGTTTCCAGGCCGACACCACCTACTCCAACACCGGCAAGCCGCTGCAGTACGCCTACGGCTCCACCGCGGCCGGCGCGAAGAAGGCCTGGGTGACCAACACCTACGAGTGGGGCACCCAGCGCCTGGCCACCACCCGAGTGGACCGACAGGACATCGCAGGCGTCGACCGGCACAGCACGTTCGGCTACGACCAGGTGGGCAGTATCCGGTCGATCGCCGACGTGTCGCGTCACGGTACCGACACCCAGTGCTTCACCTACGACTACCTGCGCCGGCTGACGGAGGCGTGGACCGAGGGCGACACCGCCTGCTCGGCCACTCCATCGGCGACCGCGGTCGGTGGCGTGGCCCCGTACTGGCACTCCTACACCTACGACAAAACGGGCAACCGCAAGACCGAGACCCTGCACGACCCGAGCGGCGACACCACGAAGAACACCACCCGCTCCTACGTCTATCCGCCGGCCGGCGGCCCGCAGCCGCACACGCTCACCGAGGTGAACCAGGAAGGCCCGAACGGCAGCACATCGAAGACCAGCTACCTCTACGACAACACCGGCAACACCACCGACCGCGTGATCAGCGGCACCACCCAGACGCTGGAGTGGGATGCCGAGGGGCATGTCACCAAGGTCACCCAGCCCGTAGAGGGCAAGCCGGCCGAGGTCACCGAGTACGTCTACGACGCCGAGGGCAACCGGCTCATCGCCCGCGGCCCCAACGAGACCACGCTGTACGTCGGGAACACCGAGGTCGTCCTGCCCAAGGGCGCCACCACGGCCAAGGCCACCCGGTACATCGACCTGGGCGGCGGCCATCAGGCCGTCCAGTCGAACGACGGCTCGATCACCATTACCGTCGCCGACCACGTCGGCACCGGCCAGCTGCAGGTCAAGACGGCCGACCTGTCGCTGTCTCAGCGCCGTACCCTGCCCTTCGGGGGTAGCCGCGGCACCGATACCGGCACCTGGACCGGCAGCAAGGGCTACGTCGGTGGCACCGACGACACCAGAACCACCGGCCTGACCCACCTCGGGGCCCGGGAATACGACGCCTCGATCGGGCGGTTCATCAGCCTGGATCCGATCATGGACCCGGCCAGCCCACAGCAGATCAACGGCTACGCCTACGCCGACAACACACCCGTCACCGGCTCGGATCCCACCGGCCTGTACTGCGACGGCTGCAGCGTCGACAACCCCGACAGCGTATGGGGACCAGGCAGCGGCCCAGGCTGTACGCACTACACCTGCTACGACGACAACGGAAAGCCGGCCTACACGGTCACCCCGTCCGCCGCGTCCAAGCCCAGCTCCAAGGCGAAGAACAGCCAGCCGACCGGAGAGCCCGCACCCGTCTTCCTGGCCGGCACGCAGGTGCCCACGCCGAAGCAGATGAACGCCCGCGCGGGTTACGAGAGCCTGCGCGGGAACTATCAGGCACAGGTGATGAAGTGGGCCGAGGGCCAGTGCCAGATGGACCCCAGCTCCGAAGTCTGCGCGGCAGCCCATGACTTGGGCTGGGTCCGACCCGGCGGACCTGGCGCGCTCTTGGAACTGCTCGGCATCCAAGACGCGATCGATTGCTCCAACGGCAGTGTCAGCGCCTGCTTGTGGACCGCAGCCGGCTTCATTCCCTTCGGGAAGATCGCAAAGGCGGCCAGTCTCCTTGGGAAGGGCAAGCACGCCGACGCGGCGGCCTTGGCCGTCTGTCCTGTGCGGCACAGCTTCGTAGCCGGCACGCTGGTCGCGATGGCCGACGGATCCTACAAACCGATCGAGCAGGTTGAGGTCGGGGACATGGTCCTTGCGACCGATCCGGAAACCGGCGAAACAGGAGCACGAGAAGTCGTCGCGACCATCATCAAGGACGACGACAAGCACTACACGCAGCTCACGATCAGCACACCCGACGGCGAATCCAGCATCACCGCCACCGACCACCACCCCTTCTGGAGCCCGAGCAGAAACGGCTGGGTCAACGCCGGTGATCTCACGGCGGGCGCGACCCTGCGCACAGCAGAGGGCAAGACCGCGCTCGTCGAGAACGTCGAGCCTCTGCGCAAGTCCGGGCGAACGTATGACCTGACCGTGGCGGGCTTGCACACGTACTATGTACTCGCTGGGCAGACGCCGGTTCTGGTTCATAACAGTGGAGGATGCCTTCCCGCTCTCCGGGACTGGAGCAGTCAGCGGTTCCAGTTCGGGAATCAGTCCTTCTTGCTGGACAAGAAGGGAATGGAGCACATCCTCACTCGTCATCACCCGAAGTATTGGGATGGCTCGGTGAAGAAAACGCAGTCCTTCTTTGATTCGAGCATGAGTGTCGATGACGTCCAAGGCGCTATTGGGCAGGTCATGCGACAGAACCGCGATACACTCGTTCAGCGAGGCAGTCAGGGAATGTATCAGATTCGCGGCAACGTCAACGGCGTCGATTACGTGCTCGGCATGAACAGAGGTCGAGTGGGCCAGTTCTATCCGGAATCTCCATAA
- a CDS encoding dihydrodipicolinate synthase family protein: MTFPSPLTGVIPPVCTPLTPEREVDVRSLLRLVDHLVAGGVHGLFVLGSTSEAAYLTDRQRALVVETVAGHLGGQLPLIAGAIDMTTPRVLDHVTAVTEAGADAVVVTAPFYTRTHPAEIARHYRLVAAASPVPVLAYDIPPAVHTKLPAELVVELAAEGALAGLKDSSGDLAGFRQVITGLHAHGVLGFSVLTGSETLVDAALAMGADGAVPGLANVDPHGYVRLDRLCRAGDWDRARAEQERLCALFGLVGVGAPTRMGGSSSALGAFKAALHLRGVIACPATAEPQVPLSPDEVEKVGKFLAAAGLH; this comes from the coding sequence ATGACCTTCCCCTCCCCGCTGACCGGTGTCATCCCGCCCGTCTGCACGCCCCTGACACCGGAACGTGAGGTGGACGTCCGCTCGCTGCTCAGGCTCGTCGACCATCTGGTGGCCGGTGGTGTGCACGGGCTGTTCGTGCTCGGCTCGACCTCCGAGGCGGCCTACCTCACCGACCGGCAGCGCGCCCTCGTCGTCGAGACCGTCGCCGGTCACCTCGGCGGGCAGCTCCCGCTGATCGCCGGGGCGATCGACATGACGACCCCGCGCGTGCTGGACCACGTCACGGCCGTCACCGAGGCGGGCGCGGACGCCGTCGTCGTCACCGCGCCCTTCTACACCCGCACCCACCCGGCGGAGATCGCCCGCCACTACCGGCTCGTCGCCGCCGCCTCCCCGGTCCCCGTCCTGGCCTACGACATCCCGCCCGCCGTGCACACCAAGCTCCCGGCCGAGCTGGTCGTGGAGCTGGCCGCCGAGGGTGCGCTGGCCGGGCTGAAGGACTCCAGCGGGGATCTGGCGGGGTTCCGTCAGGTCATCACCGGCCTGCACGCACACGGCGTCCTGGGCTTCAGCGTGCTGACCGGCTCCGAAACGCTCGTGGACGCGGCCCTCGCGATGGGCGCGGACGGGGCGGTGCCCGGCCTGGCCAACGTCGACCCGCACGGCTACGTCCGGCTCGACCGGCTGTGCCGGGCCGGTGACTGGGACCGCGCCCGCGCCGAACAGGAGCGGCTGTGCGCCCTGTTCGGCCTGGTCGGCGTCGGCGCCCCCACCCGGATGGGCGGCAGCTCCTCGGCGCTGGGCGCCTTCAAGGCGGCGCTGCATCTGCGCGGGGTCATCGCCTGCCCGGCGACGGCGGAGCCGCAGGTGCCGCTGTCGCCGGACGAGGTGGAGAAGGTGGGCAAGTTCCTCGCGGCGGCGGGGCTGCACTGA
- a CDS encoding dipeptide/oligopeptide/nickel ABC transporter permease/ATP-binding protein, protein MFSRKRLTEALTRPGVRLRGWRRLPLLSKVAVCFLALVVLVAVFAPLLAPYDPLEQLPPVDGTGHPSAEHWMGQDSLGRDILSRLMYGARWSLAIGLGATALALLVGSVIGAVAATSRKAVDETLMRCLDVVMAFPGIALAAVLVAVFGGGIVVLICAIAFLFTPPVARVVRANILDQYGEDYVTAERVIGARTPHIVVRHVAINCAAPVLVFCTVQVAEAIVFEASLSFIGAGVRPPDPSWGSVIADGKNMVLTGGWWATVFPGLLMLVTVLSLNILSEGVSDAWAAPAPREVEAPKDRLEAPEPGSGKVTPLPGLAEAALRLRSRARPLPDGQPVLAVENLAIGFPDRHHGVDIVDGISFEVHAGEVLGLVGESGCGKSLTALTVMGLQPKAARVRGQVRFHQRDLLAEPMRVRRKLLGHEMAMVYQDALSSLNPAMTIRSQLKQVVRRGGRRSPAELLGMVGLDPDRTLRSYPHELSGGQRQRVLIAMALSRDPKLIVADEPTTALDVTVQAQIMELLLKLREELGFSLILVSHDLALVAAVTDRVVVMYGGQIVETGVTADLVEAPAHHYTRGLLGSVLSLEGAAERMTQIKGVVPSPADFPAGCRFADRCPMASEVCRTTAPDLLGTPTHTAACHHPAVLLVNTGEAESEVVT, encoded by the coding sequence ATGTTCTCCCGCAAGCGCCTCACCGAGGCCCTGACCCGACCCGGCGTCCGGCTGCGCGGCTGGCGCCGGCTGCCGCTGCTGTCGAAGGTCGCCGTCTGCTTCCTGGCCCTGGTGGTGCTGGTCGCGGTGTTCGCGCCGCTGCTCGCGCCCTACGACCCGCTGGAGCAGCTGCCGCCCGTCGACGGGACGGGGCATCCGTCCGCCGAGCACTGGATGGGCCAGGACAGCCTCGGCCGGGACATCCTCAGCCGGCTGATGTACGGCGCCCGCTGGTCGCTGGCCATCGGGCTCGGCGCGACCGCGCTCGCGCTGCTGGTGGGCTCGGTGATCGGGGCGGTCGCGGCGACCTCCCGCAAGGCGGTGGACGAGACGCTGATGCGCTGCCTGGACGTGGTGATGGCGTTTCCGGGGATCGCGCTGGCCGCCGTGCTGGTCGCCGTGTTCGGCGGCGGGATCGTGGTGCTGATCTGCGCGATCGCGTTCCTGTTCACACCGCCGGTGGCCCGGGTCGTCCGGGCGAACATCCTCGACCAGTACGGCGAGGACTATGTGACCGCCGAACGGGTCATCGGCGCCCGCACCCCGCACATCGTCGTCAGGCACGTGGCCATCAACTGCGCCGCCCCGGTGCTGGTGTTCTGCACCGTGCAGGTCGCCGAGGCGATCGTCTTCGAGGCGTCGCTGTCCTTCATCGGCGCGGGCGTACGGCCGCCGGACCCGTCGTGGGGCAGTGTCATCGCGGACGGCAAGAACATGGTGCTGACCGGCGGCTGGTGGGCGACCGTGTTCCCCGGGCTGCTGATGCTGGTGACCGTGCTGTCGCTGAACATCCTGTCGGAGGGCGTGTCCGACGCCTGGGCGGCTCCGGCGCCCCGCGAGGTGGAGGCGCCCAAGGACCGCCTGGAGGCCCCCGAGCCCGGCAGCGGCAAGGTCACCCCGCTGCCCGGCCTCGCCGAGGCCGCCCTGAGGCTCCGCTCCCGCGCCCGCCCCCTGCCCGACGGGCAGCCGGTGCTCGCCGTCGAGAACCTCGCCATCGGCTTCCCGGACCGGCATCACGGCGTGGACATCGTCGACGGCATCAGCTTCGAGGTGCACGCCGGTGAAGTGCTCGGCCTGGTCGGCGAGTCGGGCTGCGGCAAGTCGCTCACCGCGCTCACCGTGATGGGCCTGCAACCCAAGGCCGCCCGGGTGCGCGGCCAGGTCCGCTTCCACCAGCGCGACCTGCTCGCCGAGCCGATGCGGGTGCGCCGCAAGCTGCTCGGCCACGAGATGGCGATGGTCTACCAGGACGCCCTGTCCTCCCTGAACCCGGCGATGACCATCCGCTCCCAGCTCAAGCAGGTCGTACGGCGCGGCGGCCGGCGCAGTCCCGCCGAACTGCTCGGCATGGTCGGCCTCGACCCCGACCGCACCCTGCGCAGCTACCCGCACGAACTCTCCGGCGGCCAGCGCCAGCGCGTGCTGATCGCCATGGCCCTGTCCCGCGACCCGAAGCTGATCGTCGCCGACGAGCCGACCACCGCGCTCGACGTGACCGTGCAGGCGCAGATCATGGAACTGCTGCTGAAGCTGCGCGAGGAGCTGGGCTTCTCACTGATCCTGGTCTCGCACGACCTCGCGCTGGTCGCGGCCGTCACCGACCGGGTCGTGGTGATGTACGGCGGGCAGATCGTGGAGACGGGCGTGACCGCCGACCTGGTCGAGGCGCCGGCCCACCACTACACGCGCGGCCTGCTCGGCAGCGTGCTGTCGCTGGAGGGGGCGGCGGAGCGGATGACGCAGATCAAGGGCGTCGTGCCGTCCCCGGCGGACTTCCCGGCGGGCTGCCGTTTCGCGGACCGCTGCCCGATGGCGAGCGAGGTCTGCCGGACCACGGCTCCCGACCTGCTGGGCACACCGACGCACACGGCGGCCTGCCACCATCCGGCGGTCCTGCTGGTGAACACCGGCGAGGCGGAGAGCGAGGTCGTCACATGA